TTTGACTTCACTACACTATTGTACATTGTGCAAGTATGAATTTATTAAGTACATATCAAGGAGCAAACCAAAGGTTTTCCAGTGAGCTAGTTGGCCTGCCTAGAAGTATAATAAGTACAGTGATTGGGAGAAGTTCATGGACATGCTCGCTTCCGAAAGCTACACAGACGtgactgaatctatggataacacaGTGGCAAATATCGGTTACTTCCCCCAAAACGAAGCCCCTGCGGTTGGAACAACCAGCAACACAACAATGgcagtttttgtccatttttcgaatgaatgaatgaatgaatttatttggcacacagactcaaaaataacaaaaagctcTTCAAGAGAACAATTTAACGGCGTACAAATGTGGCCCAAAGGGTGTAGACAGAAGCAAAagcatataaacacccaccccttttaccataaaaatgcatacatatgcatatataaatatatatacagtatatactcatgacaacaaatataaagtataaattaatcactgaactaaaatttcttCACACTATACTGTCACAATCTTGGAATAACACCCAGTTCCACCTGTATTTTGATCCATGTACGTCTGGCCCATGGGCTGTGAATTTGACATATTTTAGGGTTACACTTAGGATAAAGGAGGTTTGAGGGAAATGTGTTGAAATTTGGGATTTTTCtcctttctttttttacttttgtcaAAAATTTTGTCAATAATACGCAATAAGCTCCTACGTTTGCTTGTGCGTAAATTCTGGTCAGTCAGTCAGCGTATGCTTTACTTATAGCTAAAAATAGCAGCGTCCCTTTCTTACCCCCTTCCCTACTTCTCCACAGTAAGCCCGCTTTTCTCGATCCATCACTCCTTTCCTCTTTCGGTTTTCTTGTCTGTCCCTTTGTGTATCTTCCACCATCCTTCACAGACACACTTACACTCCGCCATTAACCTCCCACATGAGCAGTGGGTGTGTGGCAGCGTTCTTTGTGTAATTATAGTCATTAGCCTGGGTGATATCTGGGCATGCATATTCTCCCACATACAAAAGATTCCAAAGCTCTTCACACATGAAGGAACAGTCGATTTCGCCGACAAAGATTAAAGGATtgtttggttgttgttttttttttccagcttttgttgaagcagtacattcacTGCCCTATCCCAAGTCTGAGGAGAATTTCTAAATCTGTTGTATGTAACTGTTCAGATGCCAGCTGGTGTAACTCAGTACATCATGTGTGTGGAGGTGGGCGGCAACCCGAGTATCTGCTGAGGGGGCGAGGCCTCggagactgcaaaaaaaaaaaaaaaaaaaaaaaaaagtaaaattcctgtctgatcaatccatatcggcCCAATGTGGAATCTGATTTCGGACCACCCCCGCTTGTTTTCagatgctttaaaatgaacaacaTCGAAAAGGAGAGCAAAGTCGCCCCCCTCTCCCCCCGCCGCCCCTTTCCCTGGCGTGGCCTACTATTTTGGGATTGTGCTATTCCAAAGTTTTGGAATCCACCCTCGATAAGGCCACTGTAGGGCATGTGAAAATAAATATTCTAGTGCCTATTCACTTTTATGAGCACGTCAGCGTATATGTTTGTGGTGTGTGTATCATTTTCCTTTTTCAAGATAATCCTACATACTTTTCCAACAGCACACAATCCTTTATGCTGGAAAATTGCAGCACATACAGATTTTCCGACTGGTTGTACAGTCTTGCTATTGATGTAAAACCTGATGTGCCAGTACAAAATTATCTGTGACTGTTGacatttttacactggatgcgTAAAAATAAATGCAGTGAATTGTTGAGCAATAACAAACTGCTACTGGCTCAAGGTATCAACAAATATCAACATTATTGATATTTTCAGGATTGGCATTCACTCCCAACAAAGAGAAACTTGGGGTCCTTGTGTAATTTAAGATATACATGTGCTCACTAGCCTCAGTAGTTATTCAGATACAGCAAACTGCCATTGGCTCAAGGTCAAATATGAAAACAGGTTATTTTCAGGACCAGTGTTCACTGCCACAACAGAGAAACTTGGGGTCCTCCTGTAATTTAAGACGTATATGTGCTCTCTATCCTCAGCAGTTACTGAGATATACTAAAGTGCTACTGGCTCAAGATCAAATATCAAAACAGGTGCATTTTCAGGGTCAGTGTTCACTGCCACCAAAGAGAAGCTTGGGGTCCTCCTGTAATCTAATAGGTACATGTGCTCCCTAGCCTCTGCAGTTACTCAGATACAATAAAATACCATTGGCTCAAGGTCAAAGATCAGAACAGGTCATTTCCAGGATCAATGTTCAATGGTACCAAAAAGAAACTTGTGAACTTGTGGTCCTTGTGTAATTTAAGATGTACATGCTCTCTAGCCTCAGCAGTTAGTCAGATATCGCAAAATATCATTGGCTCAAGGTCAAAGATCAGAAGAGATCATTTCCAGGATCAATGTTCAATGGTACCAAAGAGAAACTTGAGAACTTGTGGTCCTTGTGTAATTTAAGATGCACATGTTCTCTAGCCTCAGCAGTAACTCAGATACAGCAAAATACCACTGGCTCAAGGTCAAAGATCAGAACAGGTCATTTCCAGGATCAATGTTCAATGGTACCAAAAAGAAACTTGTGAACTTGTGGTCCTTGTGTAATTTAAGATGTACATGCTCTCTAGCCTCAGCAGTTAGTCAGATATCGCAAAATATCATTGGTTCAAGGTCAAAGATCAGAAGAGATCATTTCCAGGATCAATGTTCAATGGTACCAAAGAGAAACTTGAGAACTTGTGGTCCTTGTGTAATTTAAGATGCACATGTTCTCTAGCCTCAGCAGTAACTCAGATACAGCAAAATACCACTGGCTCAAGGTCAAAGATCAGAACAGGTCATTTCCAGGATCAATGTTCAATGGTACCAAAAAGAAACTTGTGAACTTGTGGTCCTTGTGTAATTTAAGATGTACATGCTCTCTAGCCTCAGCAGTTAGTCAGATATCGCAAAATATCATTGGTTCAAGGTCAAAGATCAGAAGAGATCATTTCCAGGATCAATGTTCAATGGTACCAAAGAGAAACTTGAGAACTTGTGGTCCTTGTGTAATTTAAGATGCATATGTTCTCTAGCCTCAGCAGTAACTCAGATACAGCAAAATACCACTGGCTCAAGGTCAAAGATCAGAACAGGTCATTTCCAGGATCAATGTTCAATGGAACCAAAGAGAAACTTGTGAACTTGTGGTCTTTGTGTAATTTAAGATGTACATGCTCTCTAGCCTCAGCAATTAGTCAGATACCGCAAAATATCATTGGCTCAAGGTCAAAGATCAGAAGAGATCATTTCCAGGATCAATGTTCAATGGTACCAAAGAGAAACTTGTGAACTTGTGGTCTTTGTGTAATTTAAGATGCACGTGTTCTCTAGCCTCGGCAGTAACTCAGATACAGCAAAATACCACTGGCTCAAGGTCAAAGATCAGAACAGGTCATTTTCAGGAACAGTGTTCAGTGTTATCAAGACAACAACATTCACGCTGCACATTTTAAAGGAGACAAACTGCAAAACCAGTTTCCATCTGCATTAACAGTTAAACGTGTTTGATTTTCAATTTAAACATCCTCGAAGTTCCACCGTGCATTCTGATAAGACAAATTTAGGCGGGAAATGGCTCGTTCTGGATGTCTGTGACATATGACACAGAAGCACACAGTTGAGCACCAACTTGTTCTGTGAGATACACCCACTGAGTCACTTAGGGCTCCCTGTGGCACACCCACATGATTCCTGGAGAATGGGAGaggaaataagaaaaaaaaatgttcaggctCATTTCTGTGGAGTATTTTTTCAGCAGTGATGTTTAACGTCCCTTTCTGAAACTCCTGCAGTATATGTTTCCTAAAAACTACAGTATAATAACTTTATAATTTATGCTTTGTGACCCGTCAGACATCAATGCGTGCATGATTGCGTGAAACAAACTGCGTGGGATGTGCTGACAGGGTGAGGCGGTGATGTAATTGTTAATTTGATGTTCCCACAGGAACCTTCATCTCTGCATTCACGGTGCTGTGCGGCGCTCGCAGCGAGCTGGTCTCCGAGCGAGGCGTGTGCTGCGTGTTCTGGCTCAACGTGGCAGCTGCTCTCATCCAGATACTGACAGCGGTCATCATGGTCGGATGGATCATGAGCATCTTCTGGGGAATGGACATGGTCATCCTGGCAAGTCAGTAGAATTCTCatctaaatgctttttttttgggggggggggggggtattttaggCAGTAAGGACCATAGGTGGGTGTGCATATGCATTAGGGGCGTCAACTCATGCAAATCTTGCATGCAAAGATATTTACAAGTGCATTATACATATGTGCAGTTATTCAGTTTCAAACAGGCACctgtgcatttgcacaatatgtcctaataatataataataaaaatatttataaagcactttataacaacattaaaaaagatcCCCATATCATGCAGTAAAAACAAATCTATAAAACAATTTGTACAATTTTGTACAAGCAAAATAATTAcaagaagattaaaaaaaacaaacaaataggcAATGTTATAAGACTATTCTTAAAAGAGTCGGTGGAAGTTGGGGTGAACGTCCTCTGTCTCTTTCTTCAACACTTTACACTCCAAATGGTGAGTGTGTCACACACACCAAGGAGGAGTCCAGGTGCAAACTTCAGTCACATATGACGGAAAGTCTTAAAACTGCCtagttgtttttgcattttgtttcctGAAAACGGACCGAGAGGCTGCAATTCCACAGTCTTCACTGAATGTGGATGTAAACACcccaaattaaagctgaaagtcatcTCCATTATCTGCACTATGCTTTGGTTCTGTGTATCTCTACTTAAATCTTGATCCATTGAATTCTTTAGTTATCAATATCTCGTTCTAATTATCTCTGTCTAGCTTTAACTATTTATCACTAGTTCTCTATATCTGTCTATCTATATCCTGATCTATctctatgtacactcaacaaaaatataaacgcaacacttttggttttgctcccattttgtatgagatgaactcaaagatctaaaactttttccacatacacagtatcaccatttccctcaaatattgttcacaaaccagtctaaatctgtgatagtgagcacttctcctttgctgagataatccatcccacctcacaggtgtgccataccaagatgctgattagacaccatgattagtgcacaggtgtgccttagactgcccacaataaaaggccactctgaaaggtgcagttttatcacacagcacaatgccacagatgtcgcaaggtttgagggagcgtgcaattggcatgctgacagcaggaatgtcaaccagagctgttgctcgtgtattgaatgttcatgtctctaccataagctgtctccaaaggcgtttcagagaatttggcagtacatccaaccagcctcacaaccgcagaccacgtgtaaccacaccagcccaggacctccacatccagcatgttcacctccaagatcgtctgagaccagccactcggacagctgctggaacaatcggtttgcataaccaaagaatttctgcacaaactgtcagaaaccgtctcagggaagctcatctgcatgctcgttgtcctcatcggggtcttgacctgactccagttcgtcgtcgtaaccgacttgagtgggcaaatgctcacattcgctggcgtttggcacgttggagaggtgttctcttcacggatgatgcgaaggagatgtgttgcactgcatgaggcaaatggtggtcacaccagatactgctggtatccccccccaataaaacaaaactgcacctttcagagtggccttttattgtggacagtctaaggcacacctgtgcactaatcatggtgtctaatcagcatcttggtatggcacacctgtgaggtgggatggattatctcagcaaaggagaagtgctcactatcacagatttcaactggtttgtgaacaatatttgagggaaatggtgatattgtgtatgtggaaaaagttttagatctttgagttcatctcatagaaaatgggagcaaaaccaaaagtgttgcatttatatttttgttgagtatattttgatCTATCTCTGACTCTGTACATGTATCTACATGATGTAGATATCTGTCTCCTTAGTTATCTCTATCTTGATCTATCCCTAGTATCGATCTTGTTCATCTATTTTTCACACCTATTTTGAGTTACATTATCTATCTATATCAAATTATATTGACCTGTCTCTATTGCCACCCAATTCTATTATATCTTGAGCTATCTATCTCTAGTTGCCCCCAACTCATGTATCTGTAGATATGTTCATTTCAATATTGATCAAGATGTTTCTTTATCTATATTTATCTCTATAGCATCTATctcaatacattttatttatctatctagTTCATCTTTCTGTGGTTATCTCAGTCTTTATCCAGCTTGAGCTATCTCTAGATTTGTCACACCAACTCTATCTTTATTTTGATCTATATCTGTAGTTGCTAACTCAATGCTTATCTGATCTATTTCTATTGTGATCTATCTGACTTGATCTTTCTTAATTGAGGTATTGATCCTTATTTCTAGTTATCTTAATTTGGCTCTATGTATTTTGATATCTATCCCTAAATCCTATATTTTCTTCTTATCTTGTTACGCTAACTCTATCTAGCTTGAGCTACATTATCTATATCTCTAGGCATCTAGATGTCTATCATGACCTGGTTATCTCTACTCAATTACATCTATGTTTTGTGCTACCTAGCTCTAGTAGTCTCAAACTTAAACTCATTGCTCTATCTTGGTCTTTATCTGGCTTGATCTGTCTGTATGTCTATCTTTATCTATCCACCTTAATCTTTTTTACCCCATCAAGCTAGCTATACCACTTTTTTGGCGTCACACTTTTCTGTTCACATACTTTTGTTTGCTTCCAACAAAAATTATTCAGCTATTCATTAAAGCGATTCTTTTCCAGGCATTCACTCTAACTTTCTGTCCTTTTTTTAAGTCTATGCAATGAACCGCTCTGATAATGTGGCACATTTGTCAAGTTAAATATGATCACGCTTTTGTTCCCTCTTTCTCTTTATAACTCGAGATTCTGCTTTTTCTTCCCACTCTCCGGTTTTCTCCAGCTAATGATGTTCCTACTTGATCTGGCTCCATCCTTGCtccctctccttctctctctcacaTGCTTCCTCCCACTCTCGGCCTACTCCCCCGtctccctctgtgcctctgttcTGTCTTCAGTTTTGCTCCCATCTCTATCGCTTTGCTTATCGATCCTGCAAACTGTTTCGTGTTCATTTGATCATGTCATGTGCCTGTAGAAAAATGAAGTGTGTAATCTATCTTCACAACAAAATGACACACTTGTAAAGGATTCAAACAAATGAAGCTTCTAGTTGTAATTACTAATGTGTCTCTCTTGTCTCTTCTCCTATGGTTCTGCTCCGTGTCTTCATGACCCAAAGTTTCTGACGGTaggtttttttggttgtttttcccCCATTCAAAGACATGTTTTTTCGTCCATAAAATAATGTCCATGAGATTAACCAGATTTGCCAAGCAAAGAACTAAAAtatttcaaaatataaaaataaaaatatataaataaaatataaaaatatttcaCCCACACTCACATTTAGTATCTTTGTAAGTAATGTTTGCTGAAATCTaagtatttatttctatttaattGTAAAATGTCTATAAAAATTGACTTTGTACAAGCAAACATTTCTATAAATATtatagtaagttaaaaaaaattaattccatgatATTTATTTCACATTAAATTTATAGCATATGATAAAATaagtttaatttgcattttgattGTCATTTTAACATTTACTTGCACATTGGAGGCGCCTTAAAACGGTGGCTGTTGCTATTGCTAAAATTGCCATGTGGAATTTCACTTCACATCTCcaaatgaattattttctgaGTTCTTAAGTCCCTAAAACTAAACTTTCTATTCGTACTCTTTAGTTGACAACAGTCTTCCAGCGATAATCAATCACTTTTTTGACACATGAGATTTATTTCCTACTTTCTCTGCTAATGTGAAAGCAGCGTGTTGCTAGCATGTCCGCACCAAGCTTAGCAAACAGTGAACAAACACACTTTGAACAAAGATGCAAAACTACTGTATGGATATCAATTTAGAAAAGGTTAGAAACAAACCTCATGATTGTGTTTTCTTTTAGTCTTCATAGCTACTGACAATTGTTAGCCTCTCCAAGCGATATTAGCAACTCTGCCTAGTGTGGTTTTTTCATAAAAGAGACTCAGTTCCTTGAAATCATGTGACTGGCAAAATAGCCAAACACCCCTGTAGATAACGTATTGGGACAATAAATTGTGTTAATTTAAACAAAGCTGCCAAGACCTACGGTAACTGTGATGGCTAACACAAGCTTTATGTTGTCAAACGCTGTGCAACAACATGCATGGTAACAATTTTGGCTAGAAGGCCATTAAGGAGCTTGTTTATTAACAAAAATAATGGCTGGGAAAATTTAAGAAAACTAGTTCCTCACTTTTGAGTTTTTAAACTTTATACACAAGTAATAAGCACACTTTTATAAGGATGTTTTTCCAATGACAATTTCATATGTTTACAGGCATAGAAAAAACTGAAAGGTAATTCTAAAATGAGAAGCTTGTGTTAGCCACCGTGGCTAATGCTGCATTGAAAACACTTAGGTCAGAGATTCCTACCTCTAGCTCAgggaaaaaatgcttcaaatgctcAGTCGGACTGGAATTTTCACTCGGAAACTCATTAGGAAATGAAGCAAGCCGAGTATTCTGAGTTGACGTCACAGCTATGGTACCCTCATTTGCGACTGGTTAGACAACAATGTTACTAATgctaaaaatgcaaaaatgtaccTTTAAAATCAAAATTTGAAAAGACATTGGTACtatatgtaatatattcacatttTATGTACAATTAGTTAAGCTAGCAGCACcacacatcaacaaaaacatccatATTCTCAGCGGTAATTTCATGAACGCACTTTTTCTAGAAGTAGGGATTTTTTTTATATCGGGTCTTTCCGAGCTTCCTTGGGTTTTGAACACAGAATAAATTACAAACACTGACAGCTATGTTTACGTCAATGTAACAACTTCTGGGCAGCGTTTCCAAAAAAACATCTCACCAGTCTGTGAAATGTCTTTAAAAAGATTATGTGATGACGTAATCACATCTAATCTGGATATGACAGAAAGCTTGGGTGGGGAAGATTGATGCGTACTTTGTAATGATGATTTGTTGCTAGTCACTAAGTAGGACTTGTAGTCGCTAGGGAGGGTCAATAAGGAAGTGGCTAATTTGGTAATCTGTGGGGGACCTTTGGGCTAAATTCGCTAACCACGCATCTTTGTGATAAAGTGTCCTTTAGGAGTTGTCTTCCTGCACTGTGAGTAACTACACTAGGTGACTCAGCAACTTTTTTCATCCCCTGTTGGTATGGAGTGGTATGGGAAAAATACAGCTATGTCAAAAAAGGCCTGTTCTACGGTATTTGAAAAGTCAGTCAGTGCCTTCTCACACAAAGTGATGTTCTGCAGAAGTGTGACCTGCATTCAGGAACTGATTCTATCTTTATCCTGCTCCCCCAGGCTGCAGAGACCAGGGGGTCCCTCAGGACGTCTGAGAGGAGCCGATCGCGGGTTAGCCAACCGATCACGTGGACGCTTTGACCTCTTTGAACCCCATGATTTCCGCCGGCGGCTCCTCTGTCCTTAAAACTCTGACaaagagagaaagacagaagCGCAACAGAAGAAATATACTTGTTGACCAAAGAGTTGTCTTCTTTGTCGGGAAATCGCAATTGCTCGCTGCTAACCCGGCCAACATGAGATTAAAGGAAAAAGGAAGGGGAAAGTTAAACTGATACAtcaaaacaaaaattaacagtGTTACTTTGTCACGTTCAATATATTGTTTTTTGATATTTGATTTATTTGAAATTAACATACATATTTTCTTGTGTGTAAGGAGAACAATTTACTGATTGAGTATTGATGTTTGAATTTTATTATTATCtcagaaataatttttttaaagctacagtgtgcatgatttactgccatctagtgatgaggttgcagattgcaggtTATGATTTGGTTTTCCTTCACATTTTTCCTTCTTTGTCAATAAGGATTTGCGCTCGTTTGCTTTCTATTGTGATAATCAACGTGTATGAACCggcatttcataaaaaaaaaaaaaaaaagggttataTTCaatttctcttaaaaaaaaaaaaaaaaaaaaaaaaaaaaaaaaaaaaaaaagcccgtaAATCCAAGACTGTTGCTTTAAGTGCAGAAAACACATTGAGATTTGCTGTACAATACTTTAAACAAGCATTCAGCTCATGCATTTGGAactcctttttaatttttttttttttttttttaatcattgtatGTCAttgctgtggtggaggtgtcatttcCAAATGTGGTATTCTCGCCGTATTGCTGCTCTGAAAATGTACAGCATAGTTAATTCTGTTCTGAGATTTCCCGCTGTTCCACGTGCAATACCGATCGACGCGGCTGCTGTCATTTCCTTTCCACGCAACGTTAGTCACAAGATTAGTGTCGACCTAAAATTACAGGGCTGCGATCAGCGTGCTCTAAGCGAGTCATCCTTCCGCATAATTACCCAATAAGAATTTTCACATCTCCTAAATGTGTAAATCAGTGTTAAGGGGATATTTAACCTTAGAGTGATGCATCTAATTAAAGACTCCTGAAAATAACAGCTCGGATGATCGGCTGCACCAAATAAGATGTAAAAATGTTAGTGTTTTTCAGATGTAGGAGAAGAACAAGGCCAGCGTTCTTTTTCTAAGTTGACTAGTGGTGCAtttgtagtatatatatatatatatatacagtgataaGATGATGGCAGTTATGTTTAAAcagctgaatgtgtgtgtgtgtgtgtgtgtgtgtgtgtgtgtgtgtgtgtgtgtgtgtcgggggggtcCTTCTTTTCAATTTCCTTTTGGTCTCTAGAGAGCTTTGCAGTTTGCAGCTAAAGTACAACATCAACATTGAGGTCATGCATCCCTCCAATCAAACATTTTCCGGTACCAGTAAACAAATTTTTTTGGACAATTTTGAATATGTTAGGTCAACAGCACTTACTTATCAATATTTCAAAAGGGTCccacaatcccagcagtcatagg
The sequence above is drawn from the Thalassophryne amazonica chromosome 21, fThaAma1.1, whole genome shotgun sequence genome and encodes:
- the stum gene encoding protein stum homolog encodes the protein MAQKEGVTEQVRAAPGDNLGAKAVAGAPTVGGGVVVEVREKKGPLRAAIPTMPFPLAVICLFLNTFIPGLGTFISAFTVLCGARSELVSERGVCCVFWLNVAAALIQILTAVIMVGWIMSIFWGMDMVILAISDGCRDQGVPQDV